A single Bacillus sp. HMF5848 DNA region contains:
- the cdr gene encoding CoA-disulfide reductase, protein MSKKILIVGGVAGGATAAARLRRLDETSQIVMFERGEFISFANCGLPYYIGETIKERSKLLVQTVEGMSARFRLDIRNFSEVTAVNRDRKTVTVRKVQTGETYEENYDTLILSPGAKPIVPPIPGLKEADNIFTLRNVPDTDRIKSYVDEKKPKHAVVIGGGFIGIEMAENLHQRGMDVSIVEMANQVMAPFDYEMASILHNHIRDNKVDLVLEDGVKEFKENGRVVVLNSGREIRTDMVILSIGVRPENELAVEAGLEVGERGGIKVDDYLRTNDPSIYAVGDAIEVKHFITGTPMMIPLAWPANRQARIVANNIYGREEKYPGTLGTSIVKVFDYTAAATGLNEKSLKQLGIEHSAVHVHPGSHAGYYPGAHQIAIKLLFCHNTGKIYGAQAIGVDGADKRIDVIATAIKGGLTVMDLPELELAYAPPFSSAKDPVNMVGYAASNIVEGFVDTVQWDEVDNIIADGGLVVDVRDPRELEFGSIKGSVNIPLNDLRERLEELPKDKTVHVSCQVGLRGYLATRILNENGFKVKNVDGGWKTYSAVYGDNHEEVTVDDKGEQVEKK, encoded by the coding sequence ATGAGTAAAAAAATATTAATCGTTGGTGGTGTCGCAGGCGGCGCAACAGCAGCTGCACGTCTACGTCGTTTAGATGAAACCTCTCAAATCGTAATGTTTGAGCGTGGGGAATTTATTTCTTTTGCAAACTGTGGTCTTCCTTATTATATTGGTGAAACAATTAAGGAGCGTAGCAAATTACTTGTGCAAACTGTAGAAGGCATGAGTGCTCGCTTCCGTTTAGATATTCGAAACTTTAGTGAAGTAACAGCGGTAAACCGTGACCGTAAAACGGTGACTGTGCGTAAAGTACAAACTGGTGAAACTTATGAAGAGAACTATGATACGTTAATTTTATCTCCTGGAGCTAAGCCGATTGTACCTCCGATTCCAGGATTGAAGGAAGCTGACAACATTTTCACGTTACGAAATGTACCTGATACTGATCGCATTAAAAGCTATGTTGATGAAAAAAAACCGAAGCATGCGGTCGTCATCGGTGGCGGGTTCATCGGTATTGAAATGGCCGAGAACCTACATCAACGTGGTATGGATGTAAGTATCGTTGAGATGGCTAACCAAGTTATGGCACCATTTGACTACGAAATGGCTTCCATTTTACACAATCATATCCGTGATAATAAAGTTGATTTAGTTCTAGAAGACGGTGTGAAGGAATTTAAAGAAAACGGTCGTGTTGTTGTTCTGAACAGCGGACGTGAGATTCGTACCGACATGGTTATTTTATCTATCGGTGTTCGTCCGGAGAATGAACTAGCTGTGGAGGCGGGCCTTGAGGTTGGCGAGCGCGGTGGCATTAAAGTAGATGATTACTTACGCACGAATGACCCTTCTATTTATGCTGTTGGGGATGCGATTGAGGTAAAGCATTTCATCACTGGCACACCAATGATGATTCCACTCGCATGGCCAGCTAATCGTCAAGCACGCATTGTTGCGAACAACATTTATGGTCGTGAAGAAAAATATCCAGGTACGCTTGGTACTTCTATTGTAAAAGTGTTTGATTACACGGCGGCGGCAACTGGATTGAACGAGAAATCATTAAAGCAGCTTGGAATTGAGCATTCGGCGGTTCACGTTCACCCAGGTTCACATGCGGGTTATTATCCTGGTGCGCATCAAATTGCGATTAAGTTGTTGTTCTGTCATAATACTGGAAAAATATATGGCGCGCAAGCAATCGGTGTTGACGGAGCTGATAAGCGGATTGACGTTATCGCCACAGCAATTAAAGGCGGCTTAACCGTGATGGATTTACCTGAGTTAGAATTAGCGTACGCGCCGCCATTCTCATCAGCTAAAGATCCAGTAAATATGGTTGGTTATGCAGCGTCAAACATTGTTGAAGGCTTCGTTGATACTGTTCAGTGGGATGAAGTGGATAACATTATCGCTGATGGTGGCTTAGTTGTCGACGTTCGTGATCCACGTGAGCTTGAATTCGGCTCAATTAAAGGGTCTGTGAACATTCCATTGAATGACTTGCGTGAACGTTTGGAAGAACTGCCAAAGGATAAAACGGTACACGTGTCGTGTCAAGTTGGCTTACGTGGTTACTTAGCAACACGTATTTTAAATGAAAATGGCTTTAAAGTTAAAAATGTCGACGGTGGCTGGAAAACATATTCAGCTGTTTACGGAGACAATCATGAAGAAGTAACCGTAGATGACAAGGGTGAGCAGGTTGAGAAGAAGTAA
- a CDS encoding YajQ family cyclic di-GMP-binding protein, giving the protein MSKEASFDIVSKVELPEVTNAITAAMKEISTRYDFKGSKSDIKLEKEELVLVSDDDYKLEQLKDVLIGKLVKRGVPIKNLDYGKVEGASGGTVRQRAKLVQGIDKENAKKINTIIKNSGVKVKSQIQDDQIRVSGKSRDDLQQIIALIRGADLPIDVQFINYR; this is encoded by the coding sequence ATGTCTAAAGAAGCATCATTTGATATTGTTTCAAAGGTAGAGCTGCCTGAGGTTACAAATGCGATCACAGCGGCTATGAAGGAAATTAGCACGCGCTACGATTTTAAAGGAAGTAAAAGTGACATTAAATTGGAAAAAGAAGAGCTAGTTCTTGTGTCTGACGATGATTACAAGCTTGAACAGCTGAAGGATGTTTTGATTGGGAAATTGGTGAAACGCGGTGTTCCAATTAAAAACTTAGATTACGGAAAAGTTGAAGGTGCATCAGGCGGCACTGTTCGCCAGCGTGCGAAGCTTGTGCAAGGCATTGACAAAGAAAATGCTAAAAAGATTAATACTATAATTAAAAACAGTGGCGTAAAGGTTAAAAGTCAAATTCAAGATGATCAGATTCGCGTAAGCGGAAAAAGTCGCGATGATTTGCAGCAGATTATTGCTTTAATTCGTGGTGCTGACTTACCAATTGATGTGCAGTTTATTAATTATCGATAA